One region of Peribacillus simplex genomic DNA includes:
- a CDS encoding thymidine kinase yields MYVMKQTGWIELICGSMFSGKSEELIKRVSRAQFAKEQIAVFKPAIDNRYAEEAVVSHNGSSVMAKPIAHSTDIFKHLDKPLDIIAIDEVQFFDHEIIGVAQHLADSGYRVIMAGLDQDFRGEPFGPMPVLLSLAESVTKLQAVCEVCGSPASRTQRLIDGAPASYDEPIILVGASESYEPRCRHHHEVPGKQAVGIKEHI; encoded by the coding sequence ATGTATGTAATGAAACAAACAGGCTGGATTGAGCTTATTTGCGGAAGCATGTTTTCAGGTAAATCTGAGGAATTGATTAAACGAGTCAGCCGTGCTCAATTTGCTAAAGAGCAAATAGCTGTATTTAAACCGGCTATAGATAATCGCTATGCGGAAGAGGCTGTCGTATCGCACAATGGCTCTTCTGTGATGGCAAAACCGATTGCCCATTCAACTGATATTTTTAAGCATTTGGACAAGCCCCTGGATATCATTGCTATAGATGAAGTGCAATTTTTTGATCATGAAATTATCGGGGTTGCCCAGCATCTTGCGGACAGCGGTTATCGAGTGATTATGGCTGGACTAGATCAAGACTTCAGAGGTGAACCATTCGGTCCTATGCCTGTTCTATTGTCGCTAGCAGAATCAGTGACTAAGCTGCAGGCTGTGTGTGAAGTGTGCGGTTCACCTGCGAGCAGGACACAGCGATTGATAGATGGGGCGCCGGCCTCCTATGATGAGCCGATCATCCTTGTGGGTGCATCGGAATCATACGAGCCCCGCTGCCGCCATCATCACGAAGTTCCAGGTAAGCAGGCTGTCGGGATTAAAGAACATATTTGA
- the rpmE gene encoding 50S ribosomal protein L31 — translation MKTGIHPNYKLSKVSCSCGNTFETGSVKEEIKVETCSECHPFYTGRQKFAEAGGRVDRFNKKYGIK, via the coding sequence ATGAAAACTGGAATTCATCCAAATTATAAACTTTCAAAAGTATCTTGCTCTTGCGGAAACACTTTTGAAACTGGTTCAGTTAAAGAAGAGATCAAAGTTGAGACTTGTTCAGAGTGCCACCCATTCTATACTGGTCGTCAAAAATTCGCTGAAGCTGGCGGACGTGTTGATCGTTTCAACAAAAAATACGGTATTAAATAA
- the rho gene encoding transcription termination factor Rho: MNLTISNLENMKLKDLYEHAREYKVSYYSKLSKKELIFAILKAQAEQDGLLFMEGVLEIIPSEGFGFLRPINYSPSSEDIYISASQIRRFDLRNGDKVSGKVRPPKENERYYGLLHVEAVNGDNPESAKERVHFPGLTPLYPNRQIKLETTPKNLSTRIMDVLAPVGFGQRGLIVAPPKAGKTMLIKEIANAITTNHPESELIVLLIDERPEEVTDIERSVAGDVVSSTFDEVPENHIKVAELVLERAMRLVEHKRDVIILMDSITRLARAYNLVIPPSGRTLSGGIDPAAFHRPKRFFGAARNIEEGGSLTILATALVDTGSRMDDVIYEEFKGTGNMELHLDRALAERRIFPAIDIRRSGTRKEELLIPKDRLDKLWAIRKTMSDSPDFSEKFLRRLKQTKGNEEFFSKLDEEMSEMKKGPASVKRS, from the coding sequence ATGAATTTAACTATTTCTAATTTAGAAAACATGAAACTAAAGGATCTCTATGAGCACGCGCGTGAATATAAAGTTTCCTATTACAGCAAACTTTCAAAAAAGGAACTTATTTTCGCTATCCTGAAAGCACAAGCTGAGCAGGATGGTCTCCTATTCATGGAGGGTGTTTTAGAGATCATCCCTTCCGAGGGCTTCGGTTTCTTGCGTCCAATTAATTATTCTCCAAGCTCGGAGGATATTTATATTTCTGCTTCACAGATCCGCAGATTCGATTTGCGAAATGGAGATAAAGTGTCCGGTAAGGTAAGACCTCCAAAAGAAAACGAGCGTTATTATGGATTGCTGCATGTTGAAGCCGTCAATGGCGATAATCCGGAATCGGCTAAGGAGCGTGTACATTTTCCAGGCTTAACACCGCTGTATCCAAACAGACAAATTAAACTGGAAACGACACCGAAGAACTTATCAACTAGAATTATGGATGTCTTGGCACCGGTAGGTTTTGGACAGCGTGGTCTGATTGTCGCACCCCCAAAAGCTGGTAAAACGATGCTTATCAAAGAAATTGCCAATGCGATAACCACGAACCATCCTGAATCGGAATTGATTGTACTGTTGATCGATGAACGCCCGGAAGAAGTGACGGACATTGAACGCTCCGTTGCTGGAGACGTGGTGAGTTCAACGTTCGATGAAGTGCCTGAAAACCATATAAAGGTGGCAGAGCTAGTGTTGGAAAGAGCTATGCGCCTTGTGGAGCATAAACGGGATGTCATCATTTTAATGGATAGCATTACCCGGCTTGCCCGTGCTTATAACCTTGTCATTCCGCCGAGCGGGCGTACACTATCCGGAGGGATTGACCCTGCTGCATTCCATCGTCCAAAACGCTTTTTCGGTGCGGCGAGGAATATCGAGGAAGGCGGCAGCTTGACGATCCTTGCTACGGCATTGGTAGACACGGGTTCGAGAATGGACGATGTCATTTATGAGGAATTTAAAGGTACGGGTAATATGGAACTGCATTTAGACCGTGCCCTTGCCGAAAGACGTATCTTCCCTGCAATCGATATCCGTCGCTCAGGCACTCGTAAAGAAGAATTGTTAATTCCGAAAGATCGCCTGGATAAATTATGGGCTATTAGGAAAACGATGTCAGATTCACCTGATTTCTCAGAGAAATTCCTTCGCCGTCTAAAACAGACAAAAGGTAATGAAGAGTTTTTCAGTAAGTTGGATGAAGAGATGTCAGAAATGAAAAAGGGACCAGCGAGCGTTAAACGTTCTTAA
- the glpX gene encoding class II fructose-bisphosphatase: MERSLSMELVRVTEAAALNSARWMGRGMKDEADDAATTAMRDVFNTIPMQGTVVIGEGEMDEAPMLYIGEKLGTGLGPLVDVAVDPLEGTNIVASGGWNALAVLAIADKGNLLHAPDMYMDKIAVGPEAVGQIDINASVLDNLKAVAKAKNKDIQDVVATVLNRDRHSKIIHELREAGARIKLINDGDVAGAINTAFDLTGVDILFGSGGAPEGVIAAVALKCLGGEIQGKLIPQSDEEVERCVKMGLDLGRVLRMEDLVRGDDAIFAATGVTDGELLRGVQFKGNYGETQSVVMRAKSGTVRFIDGRHSLKIKPNGLID; this comes from the coding sequence ATGGAAAGAAGTTTATCGATGGAGCTTGTCCGCGTAACAGAGGCGGCGGCACTGAATTCTGCTCGTTGGATGGGAAGAGGAATGAAAGACGAAGCAGATGATGCAGCAACAACTGCAATGAGGGATGTTTTCAATACAATACCCATGCAAGGGACGGTTGTAATCGGTGAAGGGGAAATGGATGAAGCGCCAATGCTTTATATTGGTGAAAAGCTTGGTACTGGTCTTGGGCCACTAGTGGATGTTGCAGTTGATCCTTTGGAAGGAACGAACATCGTTGCATCTGGCGGCTGGAATGCATTGGCTGTATTGGCGATAGCAGATAAGGGGAACTTGCTTCATGCCCCGGATATGTATATGGATAAAATAGCCGTTGGTCCCGAGGCTGTTGGTCAGATTGATATCAATGCTTCTGTGTTGGACAACCTGAAAGCGGTAGCCAAGGCAAAAAATAAAGATATCCAAGACGTAGTCGCAACAGTTTTGAACCGTGATCGTCATTCGAAGATCATTCACGAACTTCGTGAGGCAGGGGCACGTATCAAGTTGATCAACGATGGGGATGTAGCAGGTGCCATCAATACGGCCTTCGATCTTACCGGTGTTGACATCTTATTCGGATCTGGCGGAGCTCCAGAGGGAGTTATTGCAGCTGTTGCCTTGAAATGCCTCGGAGGAGAAATTCAAGGTAAACTTATTCCTCAAAGTGATGAAGAAGTGGAACGCTGTGTAAAAATGGGCCTTGATTTAGGAAGAGTCCTCAGAATGGAAGACCTTGTTCGCGGAGATGACGCAATCTTTGCTGCAACAGGTGTGACTGATGGAGAGCTTTTACGAGGTGTACAATTTAAAGGAAATTACGGCGAAACACAATCCGTAGTCATGCGTGCTAAATCTGGAACCGTTCGTTTCATTGATGGACGTCACAGTCTTAAAATTAAACCGAATGGTCTGATTGACTAA
- a CDS encoding UDP-N-acetylglucosamine 1-carboxyvinyltransferase translates to MEKLKIAGGYPLKGSIRVSGAKNSAVALIPATILADSPVTIEGLPDISDVQMLKELMEEIGGEVSFDDGEMTVNPSRMISMPLPNGRVKKLRASYYLMGAMLGKFKKAVIGLPGGCHLGPRPIDQHIKGFEALGAQVTNEQGAIYLRADELRGARIYLDVVSVGATINIMLAAVLAKGRTVIENAAKEPEIIDVATLLTNMGAKIKGAGTDIIRIDGVESLHGCKHTIIPDRIEAGTFMILAAAVGEGILIDNVIPQHLESLTAKMREMGINIEAGDDQIFVSPGDKYKSVDIKTLVYPGFPTDLQQPFTSLLTKASGSSMVTDTIYGARFKHIDELRRMNAKIKVEGRAGIIDGPVQLHGAKVKASDLRAGAALVIAGLMAEGITEVTGLEHIDRGYSHLVEKLSGLGATIWREEMTQEEVEQLKS, encoded by the coding sequence ATGGAAAAACTTAAAATTGCCGGTGGCTATCCTTTAAAGGGAAGCATTCGTGTCAGCGGAGCAAAAAATAGTGCGGTTGCCCTTATCCCTGCAACAATTTTGGCGGACTCTCCTGTAACGATTGAAGGGCTGCCTGATATCTCGGATGTACAGATGCTGAAAGAGTTAATGGAGGAAATTGGCGGTGAGGTTTCCTTTGATGATGGGGAAATGACAGTGAATCCCAGCAGAATGATTTCAATGCCTCTTCCCAATGGAAGAGTTAAGAAGTTACGTGCCTCCTATTATTTAATGGGGGCGATGCTTGGTAAATTCAAAAAGGCAGTGATTGGCTTGCCTGGAGGCTGCCATTTAGGTCCTCGCCCAATAGATCAGCATATAAAGGGGTTTGAAGCGCTAGGCGCACAAGTGACGAATGAACAAGGAGCCATTTACCTTAGGGCGGACGAGCTACGGGGGGCACGCATTTATTTGGACGTCGTCAGTGTAGGGGCAACGATCAATATTATGCTTGCCGCTGTTTTGGCCAAAGGCCGCACAGTGATTGAAAATGCTGCGAAAGAACCGGAAATCATCGATGTTGCCACATTGTTGACCAACATGGGAGCGAAAATCAAGGGTGCCGGAACCGATATCATTCGTATTGATGGTGTGGAAAGTTTACATGGGTGCAAACATACGATCATACCAGATCGGATTGAAGCCGGGACTTTCATGATTTTAGCCGCTGCGGTCGGTGAAGGAATCTTGATCGATAATGTCATCCCCCAGCATTTGGAGTCATTGACTGCCAAAATGAGGGAAATGGGAATTAATATTGAAGCCGGTGATGATCAGATTTTTGTCTCACCAGGAGATAAATATAAGTCCGTTGATATCAAGACGCTGGTTTATCCCGGGTTTCCAACAGATCTTCAGCAGCCCTTCACTTCACTCTTAACAAAAGCAAGCGGTTCTAGCATGGTGACCGATACGATATACGGGGCACGATTTAAGCATATTGATGAACTGCGACGCATGAATGCGAAGATCAAAGTCGAGGGCAGAGCAGGCATCATTGATGGTCCTGTCCAGCTTCATGGAGCAAAAGTGAAGGCAAGCGATTTACGTGCCGGAGCAGCTCTGGTAATTGCCGGTTTAATGGCTGAAGGGATTACCGAAGTGACCGGGCTTGAACATATAGATCGCGGATATAGCCATCTGGTTGAAAAACTTTCAGGTTTGGGAGCAACGATTTGGCGTGAAGAAATGACGCAAGAAGAGGTGGAGCAGCTTAAAAGCTGA
- the fsa gene encoding fructose-6-phosphate aldolase, whose product MKFFIDTANMEEIKQAHELGVLAGVTTNPSLVAREKGVSFHERLKEITSLVKESVSAEVIALDFEGMMAEAKELVAIAPNITIKVPMTPDGLKAVAALTKQGVKTNVTLIFSANQALLAARAGATYVSPFLGRLDDIGQNGLDLISDIADIFAIHDINAEIIAASIRHPMHITEAALKGAHIATIPYKVLIQLFHHPLTDKGIEAFLKDWNSRTEA is encoded by the coding sequence ATGAAATTCTTTATTGATACAGCAAACATGGAAGAAATAAAGCAAGCACACGAACTTGGCGTTTTAGCAGGTGTTACGACTAACCCGTCCCTTGTTGCAAGAGAAAAGGGAGTTTCTTTCCATGAACGGTTAAAAGAAATCACAAGCCTTGTTAAGGAATCCGTTTCTGCAGAAGTGATTGCGCTTGATTTTGAAGGAATGATGGCTGAAGCCAAGGAATTAGTTGCAATTGCACCTAATATCACGATTAAGGTACCAATGACTCCAGACGGTTTGAAGGCTGTTGCAGCTCTTACAAAACAAGGTGTCAAAACAAATGTCACCCTTATTTTCAGTGCCAACCAAGCATTATTGGCAGCTAGGGCTGGGGCAACTTATGTATCGCCATTTTTAGGGCGTTTGGATGACATTGGCCAAAATGGTTTGGATTTAATTTCGGATATTGCTGACATATTTGCGATCCATGATATCAATGCTGAGATCATTGCAGCTTCTATCCGCCACCCGATGCATATTACTGAAGCGGCTCTTAAAGGGGCACATATTGCAACGATCCCTTATAAAGTTTTAATACAACTATTCCACCACCCATTAACGGACAAAGGGATTGAAGCTTTCTTGAAGGATTGGAATTCTCGTACTGAAGCATAA
- a CDS encoding class II fructose-bisphosphate aldolase: protein MPLVSMKNMLNKALEEKYAVGQFNINNLEWTQAILAAAEQEKSPVILGVSEGAARHMGGFKTTVMMVQGLLEDMKITVPVAIHLDHGSSFDKCKEAIEAGFTSVMIDASHHPIEENIETTKKVVEFAHARNVSVEAEVGTVGGQEDDVIADGVVYADPQECEQLVKETNVDCFAPALGSVHGPYKGEPNLGYKEMEEVRDLTNKPLVLHGGTGIPTKDIQKAISLGTSKINVNTENQIVFTKAVREILNNDAEVYDPRKYMVPGREAIKETVIGKMREFGSNGKA, encoded by the coding sequence ATGCCTTTAGTTTCTATGAAAAATATGCTGAATAAAGCTCTTGAAGAAAAATATGCAGTAGGTCAATTCAATATCAATAACTTGGAATGGACTCAAGCCATTTTAGCTGCTGCAGAACAAGAAAAATCTCCAGTCATCCTTGGTGTTTCCGAAGGGGCTGCCCGTCATATGGGTGGTTTTAAAACGACTGTCATGATGGTTCAAGGATTGTTGGAAGACATGAAAATCACTGTTCCTGTGGCCATTCACCTTGACCATGGTTCAAGTTTTGATAAATGTAAAGAGGCTATCGAAGCTGGATTCACTTCAGTAATGATCGATGCTTCGCACCACCCGATTGAAGAGAATATCGAAACAACCAAGAAGGTTGTCGAATTCGCTCACGCACGTAATGTTTCTGTTGAAGCGGAAGTGGGCACAGTTGGCGGACAAGAAGATGATGTGATCGCTGATGGAGTCGTATATGCAGATCCTCAAGAATGTGAACAGTTAGTTAAAGAAACGAATGTCGATTGTTTTGCTCCAGCGTTGGGATCCGTTCACGGTCCATACAAAGGTGAGCCTAACCTAGGCTATAAAGAAATGGAAGAAGTACGGGATTTAACAAACAAACCTCTTGTTCTTCATGGTGGTACAGGCATTCCTACGAAAGATATCCAAAAAGCGATTTCTCTTGGAACATCAAAAATCAATGTGAATACGGAAAATCAAATTGTGTTCACAAAAGCCGTTCGTGAAATTCTGAATAACGATGCTGAAGTATACGATCCACGTAAATACATGGTACCTGGCCGTGAAGCGATTAAAGAAACTGTCATCGGCAAAATGCGTGAATTCGGTTCAAACGGTAAAGCATAA
- a CDS encoding response regulator, giving the protein MSGKILIVDDQFGIRILLNEVLHKEGYETFQAANGIQALEVLNNHSPDLVLLDMKIPGMDGIEILKRMKVVDPDIRVIIMTAYGELDMIQEAKDLGAMTHFAKPFDIDDIRKAVREYLPIQSS; this is encoded by the coding sequence ATGTCAGGGAAAATATTAATAGTTGATGATCAATTTGGGATTCGTATTTTATTGAACGAGGTTTTACATAAAGAAGGGTATGAAACATTTCAAGCCGCAAATGGCATTCAGGCCCTGGAAGTGCTAAATAATCATTCACCAGATCTTGTATTACTGGATATGAAGATTCCCGGAATGGATGGCATTGAGATATTGAAGAGGATGAAAGTGGTCGATCCGGACATCCGGGTCATAATCATGACCGCATATGGTGAACTCGATATGATTCAAGAAGCAAAGGATTTAGGTGCAATGACCCACTTTGCAAAGCCGTTTGATATTGATGATATTAGAAAAGCCGTTCGTGAATATTTACCGATACAGTCAAGTTAA
- a CDS encoding DUF2529 domain-containing protein yields the protein MLKIFSTQISGLFKKMIENEAFEMEDAGRLLAQAAIGDGSVFIHGFGEMQGVTSEALDGAEPFPKAKRFELGETMSREDRFLIFTRHSDDFEALMLAKQLKENDIPFVAVSTSVPSKEESLLELADVHIDLRMQRGLIPDETGNRYGYPTLIAALFAYYGIKFTLEEIIKEYEDEE from the coding sequence ATGTTAAAAATTTTCTCGACACAGATAAGCGGTTTATTTAAAAAAATGATTGAAAATGAAGCCTTTGAAATGGAGGATGCCGGCCGCCTGCTGGCTCAGGCGGCGATTGGGGATGGCTCAGTGTTCATTCACGGATTTGGTGAAATGCAGGGCGTCACATCGGAGGCTTTGGATGGGGCAGAACCTTTTCCTAAGGCAAAAAGATTTGAATTGGGAGAAACTATGTCCAGGGAAGATCGATTTCTTATATTCACTCGCCATTCAGATGATTTTGAAGCATTGATGCTGGCAAAACAACTAAAGGAAAATGATATACCATTTGTTGCAGTTTCTACATCCGTTCCTTCTAAAGAGGAGTCCCTTCTAGAGTTGGCGGACGTACATATAGATTTACGTATGCAACGAGGGTTGATCCCCGATGAAACTGGAAATCGATATGGGTACCCTACCCTCATTGCCGCTCTTTTCGCCTATTATGGGATTAAATTCACTCTTGAAGAAATCATAAAAGAATATGAAGATGAAGAATGA
- a CDS encoding CTP synthase — translation MTKYIFVTGGVVSSLGKGITAASLGRLLKNRGLNVTIQKFDPYINLDPGTMSPYQHGEVFVTDDGAETDLDLGHYERFIDINLGKHSNVTTGKIYSTVLRKERRGDYLGGTVQVIPHITNEIKERVFRSGNETNADIVITEIGGTVGDIESLPFLEAIRQIKSDIGINNVMYIHCTLVPYIKAAGEMKTKPTQHSVKELRSLGIQPNIIVARTESPISQDMKDKIALFCDIDKNSVIECLDADTLYSIPLALQAQNMDQIVCDHLKLDCGEADMEDWKELVKKVTSLSKKTKIALVGKYVELQDAYLSVVEALKHAGYAFDADVEIDWVNSEDVTKENVAELLKDADGILVPGGFGDRGIEGKIAATEFARTTKTPFFGICLGMQLASIEYARNVLGLPEAHSAEIKEDTPDPIIDLLPEQKDVEDLGGTLRLGLYPCKLIEGTKAYEAYNDEVVYERHRHRYEFNNHYRQAMEEAGFVFSGTSPDGRLVEIVELKDHPWFVASQFHPEFTSRPNRPQPLFRDFVGMSLKSSKKL, via the coding sequence ATGACAAAATATATTTTTGTGACAGGTGGAGTAGTTTCTTCCTTAGGAAAAGGGATAACTGCAGCTTCTTTAGGTAGACTTTTAAAAAATAGGGGATTGAATGTTACGATCCAGAAGTTTGACCCTTATATCAACTTGGATCCTGGTACGATGAGTCCATATCAACATGGTGAAGTGTTTGTAACAGATGATGGTGCTGAAACGGATTTGGATCTTGGGCATTATGAGCGTTTTATTGATATCAACCTTGGTAAACACAGCAATGTGACTACAGGTAAAATTTATTCAACCGTCCTGAGAAAAGAACGCCGTGGTGATTATTTAGGTGGAACAGTTCAAGTCATTCCCCATATCACGAATGAAATTAAAGAACGGGTTTTCCGTTCAGGTAATGAAACGAATGCCGATATAGTCATTACTGAAATTGGTGGTACTGTAGGGGATATCGAGTCTCTTCCGTTCCTTGAAGCGATTCGCCAAATTAAAAGTGATATCGGGATCAATAATGTTATGTATATCCACTGTACACTGGTCCCTTACATCAAAGCTGCTGGTGAAATGAAAACAAAACCGACACAGCATAGTGTAAAAGAATTACGCAGTCTTGGCATTCAGCCGAATATCATCGTTGCACGTACAGAAAGCCCAATTTCACAAGATATGAAGGATAAAATCGCTTTATTCTGCGATATCGATAAAAATTCTGTCATCGAATGTCTTGATGCGGATACACTTTACTCCATCCCTCTTGCGCTTCAAGCACAAAATATGGACCAAATCGTTTGTGATCACTTGAAATTGGACTGTGGCGAAGCGGATATGGAAGATTGGAAGGAACTTGTCAAAAAGGTAACTTCTTTATCAAAGAAAACGAAAATCGCTCTAGTCGGAAAATATGTTGAATTGCAAGATGCTTATCTTTCTGTTGTGGAAGCACTTAAGCATGCAGGTTACGCATTTGATGCAGATGTTGAAATCGACTGGGTGAATTCTGAAGATGTAACAAAAGAAAATGTTGCTGAACTTCTTAAAGATGCAGATGGAATCCTTGTCCCTGGTGGCTTTGGAGATCGCGGAATCGAAGGGAAAATTGCAGCGACCGAGTTTGCCCGTACGACAAAAACACCGTTCTTCGGAATCTGTTTAGGCATGCAGTTGGCATCCATTGAATATGCACGCAACGTCCTAGGATTGCCAGAAGCGCATTCAGCTGAAATTAAGGAAGATACTCCAGATCCAATCATCGATCTACTTCCTGAGCAAAAGGATGTAGAAGATTTGGGCGGAACACTGCGTCTTGGTCTGTATCCATGTAAGCTTATCGAAGGAACTAAAGCATACGAAGCATATAATGATGAGGTTGTTTATGAACGTCACCGCCACCGTTATGAGTTCAATAACCACTACCGTCAGGCTATGGAAGAGGCAGGATTTGTCTTCTCCGGTACAAGCCCAGATGGCCGTCTGGTTGAAATCGTTGAATTGAAAGATCATCCTTGGTTTGTGGCTTCCCAATTCCATCCGGAATTCACGTCACGCCCTAACCGTCCACAGCCGCTATTCCGTGACTTTGTCGGTATGTCTTTAAAGAGCAGCAAAAAACTTTAA
- the rpoE gene encoding DNA-directed RNA polymerase subunit delta gives MSLKEHSKEQLLEMSLIEMAYDLLVERNEPIPFKDLISELASLHHLSKAEVAKKIAQFYTDLNVDGRFTSLGDNRWGLKTWYPVDQIEEEVVHVVKPKKKKKTKKAAVVIDDFDELEDEDLDFEEDVDDLDEDEDDDDDDILGSPVIDEVLLDDDVDDDDDLEEEIIEDEAFVLEDDEDEDEDEEELKEENDK, from the coding sequence TTGAGTTTAAAAGAACACTCAAAAGAGCAATTATTGGAAATGTCCTTAATAGAGATGGCATATGATTTGTTGGTGGAAAGAAATGAACCGATTCCATTTAAAGACTTAATAAGCGAATTAGCTTCGCTGCACCATTTATCTAAAGCGGAAGTGGCAAAGAAAATTGCACAATTCTATACGGATTTAAATGTGGATGGCCGCTTCACTTCACTTGGGGACAACCGCTGGGGATTGAAAACATGGTATCCGGTTGACCAAATCGAAGAAGAAGTCGTGCATGTTGTAAAACCTAAAAAGAAAAAGAAAACGAAAAAGGCTGCTGTCGTTATCGACGATTTCGATGAACTTGAAGACGAAGATCTTGACTTTGAAGAAGATGTCGATGATCTGGATGAGGATGAAGATGACGACGATGATGATATTCTAGGTTCTCCAGTTATTGACGAAGTGCTCTTGGATGATGACGTGGATGATGATGACGATCTGGAAGAAGAAATAATTGAAGATGAAGCATTTGTCCTGGAAGATGATGAGGACGAAGATGAAGACGAAGAAGAGTTGAAAGAAGAGAATGACAAATAA